A stretch of Lactuca sativa cultivar Salinas chromosome 6, Lsat_Salinas_v11, whole genome shotgun sequence DNA encodes these proteins:
- the LOC111900409 gene encoding DEAD-box ATP-dependent RNA helicase 47, mitochondrial has protein sequence MAAIVATRFLFLVGDTLTLKKLPKFSRPASFHKSAYILSPANAPLTLKSLGFKNDTETTTTATKFKKDNIRQTVSTPELIQGQLKEVKTNRVKVKPKAVATENPLVIESAPFSAKSFSELGLPPLLIEALNREGFEVPTDVQSASIPTILNNHDVVIQSYTGSGKTLAYVLPILSEVGPLGNNHNNKEAKRKPDVEAVIVAPSRELGMQIVREIEKLLGPENKRFVQQLVGGANRSRQEESLKKNKPLIVVGTPGRIAEISASGKLHTHGCRYLILDEIDQLLSFNFREDMHRIIEHVGKKANSDYDSDTSNSNSVLVDSGTGIKKRVERQTIMVSATVPFAVIRAARSWGRDPILAQADKVGPLESVSRPPGPVNLAAGPGPAASNAVSGSLPPSLKHYYCVSRLQHKVDTLRRCVHALDAKTVIVFMNHTRQLKDAVFKLQARGLVAEELHGDLGKLTRSTILKKFKKGEIRVLVTNELSARGLDVADCDLVVNVDLPTDSVHYAHRAGRTGRLGRKGSVVTICEESEVFVVRKLQKQLGVTIQSCEFAEGKLVIEEEK, from the coding sequence ATGGCAGCTATAGTAGCAACCCGGTTTCTTTTTCTTGTCGGAGACACTCTAACCCTAAAAAAGCTCCCAAAGTTTTCTAGACCAGCTTCTTTTCACAAGAGTGCCTACATATTGAGCCCTGCAAATGCTCCATTAACTCTAAAAAGCCTTGGATTCAAGAATGACAccgaaacaacaacaacagcaacaaagTTCAAGAAAGATAACATCAGACAAACAGTTTCCACTCCAGAACTCATCCAAGGTCAACTCAAAGAAGTCAAAACCAATCGAGTCAAAGTCAAACCGAAAGCCGTAGCTACAGAGAACCCTCTTGTAATCGAATCAGCCCCGTTTTCTGCAAAATCATTCTCTGAACTCGGTCTTCCTCCATTGTTAATTGAAGCATTAAACAGAGAAGGTTTTGAAGTCCCAACCGATGTCCAGTCAGCATCCATCCCAACAATCTTAAACAACCATGATGTTGTAATTCAATCCTACACAGGTTCAGGAAAAACATTGGCCTATGTTCTTCCAATACTTTCGGAAGTGGGTCCACTtggaaacaaccacaacaacaaagAAGCTAAAAGGAAACCCGATGTCGAAGCCGTGATTGTAGCACCTTCAAGAGAACTCGGTATGCAAATCGTGAGAGAAATCGAGAAATTATTAGGACCCGAAAACAAAAGATTTGTCCAACAACTTGTTGGAGGGGCAAATCGGTCACGACAGGAAGaatctttaaaaaaaaacaaaccccTAATTGTTGTGGGAACACCCGGAAGAATCGCAGAAATCAGTGCTTCCGGAAAGCTCCATACCCATGGCTGTCGTTACCTAATCTTAGATGAAATCGATCAGCTTTTATCTTTCAATTTCCGTGAAGATATGCATcgtataatcgaacatgttggaAAGAAAGCCAATTCGGATTACGATTCCGATACTTCCAATTCCAATTCCGTCCTGGTCGACTCCGGAACCGGAATCAAGAAACGTGTCGAGAGACAAACGATCATGGTATCAGCAACCGTACCATTCGCGGTAATACGTGCCGCCAGGAGTTGGGGGCGGGACCCGATTCTTGCACAGGCCGACAAAGTCGGCCCGCTTGAATCGGTTTCCCGCCCGCCCGGCCCGGTGAACCTGGCGGCGGGACCAGGTCCCGCCGCCAGCAATGCGGTTTCCGGTAGCCTTCCGCCGTCCTTGAAGCACTACTACTGTGTTTCAAGGCTGCAACATAAAGTTGATACTTTGAGAAGATGTGTTCATGCTTTAGATgcaaaaacagttatagtttttaTGAATCATACTCGCCAATTAAAAGATGCGGTTTTTAAGCTACAGGCTCGTGGGTTGGTGGCTGAAGAGTTGCATGGTGATTTGGGGAAGCTTACAAGATCGACAATCTTGAAGAAATTTAAGAAaggggaaattagggttttggtaacAAATGAGTTGTCTGCTAGAGGTTTGGATGTGGCGGATTGTGATCTTGTGGTCAATGTTGACTTGCCTACTGACTCGGTTCATTATGCACATCGAGCTGGGAGAACCGGTCGACTCGGTCGGAAGGGTTCGGTGGTTACTATTTGTGAGGAGTCGGAGGTTTTTGTGGTGAGGAAGCTTCAAAAGCAACTTGGGGTGACTATTCAGTCTTGTGAGTTTGCTGAGGGTAAACTTGTGATTGAGGAAGAAAAGTAA